The Spirochaetota bacterium genome segment CATACCTAACACTGCTTTGTCCAGGCCAGGTATAACCATACCAGCGCCAGCTTGAAATTCAAAGGGCGTACCATCAAGACTGGAATCAAACACCTGTCCGTCGTCAAACTTACCTGTGTAATGAATGGCGACATATTTACCTTCTGTTACCATAAAAACTCCTTACATATTTTAATTAATAATTGCTGCAATTTTTGTATGATAATGCGATAATCCTGTGGGTATTACATACGGGCAGGTGATTACAGCATTACACTTGTACAAAAATAAAAGTAAAACAGCAATTATACTCTACCACAATAAGATACTCTATGAATGTGTCAATATCAATATTTTTTTTAAAAAATTAAATAATGGGGCGATAGTTACAACAGTAATGACAATGCTACAACCAAAGCTTAATACGCGTTCAGACATTAATGTTGTTGACATATATGCAATAATATTTTATAATGTGCAACAACATGGAGGGCGCCATGAAAACGATTAATGTTGGATTTATTGGCCTGGGGCGTATTGCTGACCTTCATTACCTTGGCTACAAAAATAACAAGCAGGCCACTCTGTATGCGGCATGCGATATCAATCAGCAGCTGGTAGAGCAAAGAGCACGACAGTGGCACATTACAGCTACGTATACCAATTATAATGATATGCTCTCTGATCCACATGTTGATGCTGTTGAAATACTAACTCCCCATGCACTGCATGAGCCAGTGGTGATTGCAGCTGCTCATGCAGGCAAGCACATTGCCCTGCAAAAACCAATGACGGTTGACCTTGCAAGTGCTGACCGTATACTTGCCGCAGTAAAACAATCCGGAAAAATTTTTAAGGTTACCGACAACTATGCGTTCTATCCACCCATACGGCTTGCAAAGAAAATTATTGAAAATGGAGAGATAGGTGACCCCATTACAATCCGCATAAAATTTATTGGTGGCGGAAGCGGCGGCTGGTATGTTCCGCCTGAGGCCTGGCAGTGGCGATTGAAAGAACACACCGAAAGCGGTGGTGTTCGTGGCTTTGATACCTTTGATCATGGACATCACCTGTGGACGACTGCATGGTATTTATGCGGAAGTGTAGAACGTGTGGCTGGCTGGATTGATTCAATTGATGGCATCATCGATGCGCCATCAGTTATGATATGGAAGCACACACGGGGTGTTTATGGCTCAATTGAGTTTGTGCACATGCCAGCGCTTAAAATTCCTTCTAAGTATTATGCCAACGATGAGTGGATAGAGGTAAGCGGTACTCAGGGAATTTGCATAATCCACCGGTGCACCGGTGAAGTTGTAAAAGGTCCATCGGTAAGTGTTTTCACCAGTAAAGGGTGGAAACACTATAATGAAAACAGTGACTGGGCTTTGGGTTTTGTGGGTGCAACACATAATTTTATTGCTGCCATTCGTGGTGAAGATAAGCCTATGCTTTCAGGAGATGATGCTCGGGAGATACTGCGCTTTTCGCTGGCAATACAGAAATCTGCAAAAATGCGAAGAGAAGTGTATACACAAGAGCTTGATTGCAGGTTCCCATCAGTATATTATTATTTAAAACATCGCAAGGAGGTTAACGCATCAAAACCGCAAAAGACACGTTTTCTGGAACGTATCGGAATTAACACAGACCTTTCACAATATGCACCTGAGGCAAAAAAACTTACAGATGAATTTTTACAGCGGTACAATCCTGATGCGGTGAAACAATGGACAGTAACTATCGCCCTTGATATTGAAAATGATGGAAATACAAAAGGTTTTTGTTATGGTATTCTGAT includes the following:
- a CDS encoding Gfo/Idh/MocA family oxidoreductase, translating into MKTINVGFIGLGRIADLHYLGYKNNKQATLYAACDINQQLVEQRARQWHITATYTNYNDMLSDPHVDAVEILTPHALHEPVVIAAAHAGKHIALQKPMTVDLASADRILAAVKQSGKIFKVTDNYAFYPPIRLAKKIIENGEIGDPITIRIKFIGGGSGGWYVPPEAWQWRLKEHTESGGVRGFDTFDHGHHLWTTAWYLCGSVERVAGWIDSIDGIIDAPSVMIWKHTRGVYGSIEFVHMPALKIPSKYYANDEWIEVSGTQGICIIHRCTGEVVKGPSVSVFTSKGWKHYNENSDWALGFVGATHNFIAAIRGEDKPMLSGDDAREILRFSLAIQKSAKMRREVYTQELDCRFPSVYYYLKHRKEVNASKPQKTRFLERIGINTDLSQYAPEAKKLTDEFLQRYNPDAVKQWTVTIALDIENDGNTKGFCYGILINNSLMTVKEGVLPEKWDLKITVPAGVWAAILLKKKRIEMAYLKGQIKIEGKAEEALKLRAAFGI